A genomic segment from Sulfoacidibacillus ferrooxidans encodes:
- a CDS encoding AbrB/MazE/SpoVT family DNA-binding domain-containing protein, producing the protein MDQLGRIVIPKELRHTLGMEFKDPIEYFLDGHQIILRKYQSTCEFCRARKNLIELHRKKVCRSCANELAALIRT; encoded by the coding sequence GTGGATCAACTAGGTCGCATTGTTATACCCAAAGAACTACGCCATACGCTTGGGATGGAATTCAAAGATCCCATTGAATATTTCCTGGATGGCCATCAGATCATCCTGCGTAAATATCAGAGTACATGTGAATTTTGTCGTGCTAGAAAAAACTTAATCGAACTGCACAGAAAAAAGGTGTGCAGATCATGTGCCAACGAGTTAGCAGCACTGATACGTACCTAA
- a CDS encoding GerAB/ArcD/ProY family transporter — protein sequence MIKDGYLLIKDGHISPQQVMVLFFILIVGKLTNSSVLILVRYGHNAPELLLIISQLMMVIIIAVMIPLFKDPSKNLIDYFFEYFGAIFGFIFSMIIFTALLLDLSTNVTFDFEQVHVLFLPTTPTAVILMFMIISMVLPAYFGIEILGRSSIMMGGLIILIILSLNVLSTTNADINNLPPILGPGLPTLLKQGILHIGFFGEFIAYLMMRPYIRSYSSYQRSFYIISAVTLVVGIIQITLLQLIFPYPTSANLLFLSVESIKLIYFGRFIQHIEAIYAIAWLIVACLRLSFMLYLLSLAAASMTRTHNYRRFIPSIAVLVYYIALLPSTLSDAIDFKDVVLEQRLPFLYGSILLLFIIVGYFKLWRKKRANTKKTNLQSA from the coding sequence TTGATTAAGGATGGATATCTATTGATTAAGGATGGACATATCAGCCCGCAGCAGGTAATGGTCTTGTTTTTTATCCTCATTGTTGGGAAATTAACAAATTCAAGCGTTCTTATTCTTGTGCGTTATGGTCATAATGCACCTGAACTGCTTCTTATCATCAGTCAACTCATGATGGTAATCATAATTGCCGTTATGATTCCGTTATTTAAAGATCCTTCGAAGAATTTGATTGATTATTTTTTTGAATATTTTGGTGCTATTTTTGGATTTATTTTCAGCATGATTATATTTACGGCGCTTCTTCTTGATCTTTCGACTAATGTGACATTCGATTTTGAACAAGTACACGTTCTATTCTTACCTACTACACCTACAGCGGTCATTTTAATGTTTATGATCATCAGCATGGTTCTCCCTGCATATTTTGGTATTGAAATATTAGGTAGATCAAGCATCATGATGGGCGGTCTGATCATACTCATTATTCTATCTCTCAATGTACTTTCAACTACCAACGCCGACATCAATAATTTGCCACCCATTTTAGGGCCAGGTCTCCCCACGCTACTCAAACAAGGAATACTTCATATAGGTTTTTTTGGAGAGTTCATTGCTTATCTCATGATGCGACCGTATATTCGCAGTTATTCAAGTTATCAACGTTCTTTTTATATTATTTCTGCTGTTACATTGGTCGTGGGTATTATTCAAATAACCCTATTGCAACTTATTTTTCCTTATCCAACAAGTGCTAATTTGCTTTTTCTATCCGTGGAATCCATCAAACTAATATATTTTGGTCGGTTTATTCAGCACATTGAAGCGATTTATGCGATAGCTTGGCTAATTGTAGCTTGTTTGCGGCTAAGTTTTATGTTGTATCTTTTATCGCTTGCAGCGGCAAGTATGACCAGAACTCACAATTACCGTCGATTTATTCCTTCCATTGCTGTTCTTGTCTATTATATCGCCTTACTGCCAAGTACATTGTCTGATGCGATTGATTTTAAAGATGTGGTATTAGAACAACGTCTCCCCTTTCTTTATGGGTCGATTCTCTTGTTATTTATCATCGTCGGATATTTTAAATTGTGGAGAAAAAAACGAGCAAATACTAAGAAAACAAACCTTCAGTCAGCTTGA
- a CDS encoding HU family DNA-binding protein produces MQTAIHKEIINDEDIMISNVGKIKPILRAARKARNHQTGEEIMIDEKETIK; encoded by the coding sequence ATACAAACTGCCATACATAAAGAAATAATAAATGACGAAGATATCATGATCAGTAATGTAGGAAAAATAAAACCAATCCTACGAGCAGCAAGAAAGGCGAGGAACCATCAGACTGGAGAAGAAATCATGATCGACGAAAAGGAAACTATCAAATGA
- a CDS encoding site-specific integrase, giving the protein MEFVQPIRDKKQVDAMKKILKSTNLRDYCLFVLGINSGLRVSDLLSLRVGDVVDERGKVNDRIDIREQKTGKTKDFPLGDTSKKALRDYLTSRFTKHVVRDEPLFRSKKGGAMQRSQAHKVINDAARAIGITDRIGTHTLRKTFAYHAYMSGTDITRLQKLLNHSSPSITLAYIGITQQELDNVYLSLEL; this is encoded by the coding sequence ATGGAATTTGTGCAACCCATTCGCGATAAAAAACAAGTGGATGCCATGAAAAAAATACTCAAGAGCACCAATCTCCGCGATTATTGTCTCTTTGTGTTAGGGATCAATAGCGGGTTACGCGTATCCGATCTCCTGTCGCTCAGGGTGGGGGATGTAGTAGACGAACGGGGTAAGGTGAACGATCGTATCGATATTCGCGAGCAAAAAACCGGCAAGACCAAAGACTTCCCGCTTGGGGACACATCCAAAAAGGCTTTGCGTGACTATCTCACGTCACGCTTTACCAAACATGTAGTCCGTGACGAGCCGCTGTTTCGTTCAAAAAAAGGGGGAGCGATGCAACGGTCCCAAGCGCATAAAGTGATTAACGATGCAGCACGTGCCATCGGCATCACCGACCGGATTGGAACCCATACGCTGCGCAAAACGTTCGCTTATCATGCGTACATGTCGGGGACAGATATTACCCGCCTGCAAAAGCTACTGAATCATTCCTCCCCATCGATCACACTTGCATACATCGGGATTACCCAGCAGGAACTCGACAACGTGTATCTGAGTTTAGAGTTATGA